In one Fusobacterium sp. DD2 genomic region, the following are encoded:
- the ylqF gene encoding ribosome biogenesis GTPase YlqF has protein sequence MSMTKINWYPGHMKKTKDLIKENMQLIDVVLEVVDARIPLSSKNPDITVFAKNKKRVIVLNKSDLVDKKEIAYWKDYFIENNFADDVISVSAETGYNIKGLYSIIDKVAAQKLEKMKSKGLRKVTTRLMVVGIPNVGKSKLINKIVGKNSAGVGNKPGFTKGKQWVRIKDGLELLDMPGILWPKFESIEVGQNLAITGAIRDEILPIEEVAGVLIGKMIKYDKWDVLKERYKLLDEDKSEIMGEILEKVAFRCKMFNKGEALNIQQAAFTVLRDYRNCKLGKFGLDK, from the coding sequence ATGTCGATGACAAAAATAAACTGGTATCCTGGGCATATGAAAAAAACTAAAGACCTCATTAAAGAGAATATGCAACTTATTGATGTTGTTCTTGAGGTTGTAGATGCCAGAATACCATTATCCAGTAAAAACCCAGATATAACAGTTTTTGCTAAGAATAAAAAGAGAGTAATTGTATTAAATAAATCAGACCTTGTAGATAAGAAAGAGATAGCATATTGGAAGGATTATTTTATTGAGAATAATTTTGCTGATGATGTTATAAGTGTAAGTGCTGAAACTGGTTATAATATAAAAGGACTGTATTCAATTATTGATAAGGTAGCAGCACAAAAACTTGAAAAAATGAAGAGTAAAGGTCTAAGAAAAGTAACTACCCGTCTGATGGTAGTTGGAATCCCAAATGTAGGAAAATCAAAACTTATAAATAAAATAGTTGGTAAAAATAGTGCTGGAGTAGGAAATAAGCCAGGATTTACTAAAGGTAAGCAGTGGGTAAGAATAAAAGATGGACTTGAACTTTTAGATATGCCAGGAATACTATGGCCTAAATTTGAGAGTATAGAAGTTGGTCAAAATCTTGCTATCACTGGAGCTATAAGAGATGAGATACTGCCAATAGAAGAAGTGGCTGGTGTTTTGATTGGAAAAATGATAAAATACGACAAGTGGGACGTTTTAAAGGAAAGATATAAACTTTTAGATGAAGATAAAAGTGAGATTATGGGAGAGATCCTTGAAAAAGTAGCTTTTAGATGTAAAATGTTCAACAAAGGTGAAGCTTTAAATATTCAACAAGCGGCTTTCACAGTATTAAGAGATTATAGAAACTGTAAACTTGGAAAATTTGGCCTTGATAAATAG
- a CDS encoding NAD+ synthase: MNKFSIDLNVLEDVIVDFLREEAGRVGFKKVVLGLSGGIDSALVAFLAAKAFGPENVLGIMMPYKSSSKESVEHAKLVIEKTGIRSKTVEITPMVEAYFAMNPDMDSLRKGNKMARERMSILFDHSAAERALVLGTSNKTEVLLGYSTQFGDSAAALEPIGDLYKTVVWDLSRHMGVPSELIDKKPSADLWEGQTDEQDLGYSYKMADEILYRLLEERKTPEEISEEGFDIALIKKIIKRVKMMQYKRVMPVTAKVTDRTPGLDFKYPRDWGV, translated from the coding sequence ATGAACAAATTTAGTATTGACTTAAATGTACTTGAAGATGTAATTGTAGATTTTTTAAGAGAGGAAGCAGGAAGAGTAGGATTTAAAAAAGTAGTTCTAGGTCTTTCTGGTGGAATAGATTCAGCTCTTGTGGCTTTTCTTGCAGCTAAGGCATTTGGACCTGAAAATGTATTAGGTATTATGATGCCATATAAAAGTTCAAGTAAAGAGAGCGTAGAACATGCAAAATTAGTAATTGAAAAGACAGGAATAAGAAGTAAGACAGTTGAGATAACACCTATGGTGGAAGCTTATTTTGCTATGAATCCTGACATGGATAGCTTAAGAAAAGGAAACAAAATGGCAAGAGAGAGAATGTCAATATTATTTGATCACTCAGCTGCCGAAAGAGCATTGGTTCTTGGTACATCAAATAAAACAGAGGTTCTATTGGGTTACAGTACTCAATTTGGAGATTCAGCTGCTGCACTAGAACCTATTGGAGATCTTTATAAGACAGTAGTATGGGATTTATCAAGACATATGGGAGTACCTAGCGAGCTTATTGATAAAAAGCCTAGTGCTGATCTATGGGAAGGTCAAACAGATGAACAGGATTTAGGATACTCTTATAAAATGGCTGACGAAATTTTATATAGACTTTTAGAAGAGAGAAAGACTCCAGAAGAGATTTCTGAAGAAGGTTTTGATATAGCACTTATCAAAAAAATAATCAAAAGAGTAAAAATGATGCAATATAAAAGAGTTATGCCAGTAACTGCAAAGGTTACAGACAGGACTCCAGGTCTAGATTTTAAATATCCGAGAG
- a CDS encoding ribonuclease J, with product MLKEEKNKNKKSKPQNNKMNKGGVDEIKEKIKDIQKGIKELKSNNDKNDKNDKSNKKSKGSKPGKKIVKAKQKVKEKTEPKVNKNSKEEKMYVIPLGGMEEVGKNITVFQYRDEIIIVDSGVIFPDENLLGIDLVIPDFTFLENNKDKIKGLFVTHGHEDHIGSIPYLYQKIDKSVPVYGGKLTLALAKSKFENGLGKNLPKMKEVKGRTKIKAGKYFTVEFIKITHSITDAYSLLITTPAGKVFHTGDFKIDLTPVDGEGVDFTRLSQIGEEGVDLMLSDSTNSEVEGFTPSEKSVGEAFRNEFSKAKGRIIVAAFASHVHRLQQIVNVAEEHGRKIAIDGRSLVKVFEIASNLGYLKVPEGMLVPLTDVDKLKDNKVVMLCTGTQGEPMAALSRIAKNMHKHIKIKEGDTVIISATPIPGNEKAVSNNINNLLKYDAEVVFKKIAGIHVSGHGSKDEQKLMLNLIKPKYFMPVHGEHKMLRAHQDTAILTGIPKNNIILAQNGSKIEVTQSGVKLKGKVNAGSTLVDGLGVGDIGHIVLKDRQQLSQDGVVVIVFTLDKNSGKLIAGPDIVTRGFVYSKESEDIIKEAIDTINEKVGRTEDYYSKDWGMLKNTTRDVAAKYFYNKTKRNPMILPIVMEV from the coding sequence ATGTTGAAGGAAGAAAAAAATAAAAATAAAAAATCGAAACCACAAAATAATAAGATGAATAAAGGTGGAGTAGATGAGATAAAAGAAAAAATAAAAGATATTCAAAAAGGTATCAAAGAACTTAAATCAAATAATGACAAGAATGATAAAAATGATAAAAGTAACAAAAAATCAAAAGGATCAAAACCTGGAAAGAAAATAGTAAAAGCAAAGCAAAAGGTAAAAGAAAAGACAGAACCTAAAGTTAATAAAAATTCTAAAGAAGAAAAAATGTATGTAATTCCTCTAGGAGGAATGGAAGAGGTTGGAAAAAATATAACTGTATTCCAATATAGAGATGAGATAATTATTGTGGATTCAGGAGTAATATTCCCAGATGAAAACCTTTTAGGAATCGACCTTGTAATTCCAGATTTTACATTCTTAGAGAATAACAAAGATAAGATAAAAGGGTTATTTGTAACTCACGGACATGAGGACCATATTGGATCAATTCCTTATCTTTACCAAAAGATAGATAAAAGTGTACCTGTGTATGGAGGAAAACTTACACTTGCACTTGCAAAATCAAAATTTGAAAATGGACTTGGAAAAAATCTTCCAAAAATGAAAGAGGTAAAAGGAAGAACCAAGATAAAAGCTGGAAAATATTTTACAGTTGAGTTTATTAAGATAACACACTCAATAACTGATGCTTATTCACTTTTAATTACAACTCCTGCTGGAAAGGTATTCCATACTGGAGACTTTAAAATTGACCTTACACCAGTAGATGGAGAGGGAGTAGACTTTACAAGACTTTCTCAAATAGGAGAAGAGGGAGTAGATTTAATGCTTTCTGACTCTACAAACTCAGAGGTAGAAGGATTTACACCATCAGAAAAAAGTGTTGGAGAAGCATTTAGAAATGAGTTTTCAAAGGCAAAAGGAAGAATAATAGTTGCAGCATTTGCCTCTCACGTACATAGACTACAACAGATAGTAAATGTAGCTGAGGAGCATGGAAGAAAGATAGCTATTGATGGAAGAAGCTTGGTAAAAGTATTTGAAATAGCTTCTAATCTTGGATATCTTAAAGTTCCAGAAGGAATGCTTGTTCCTTTAACAGATGTTGACAAGCTAAAAGATAATAAAGTGGTAATGCTTTGTACAGGAACACAGGGTGAACCAATGGCAGCACTATCAAGAATAGCTAAAAATATGCATAAACATATTAAGATAAAAGAGGGAGATACAGTTATTATTTCAGCAACTCCAATTCCTGGAAACGAAAAAGCTGTATCAAACAACATTAACAATCTTTTAAAATATGATGCAGAGGTTGTATTTAAGAAAATAGCTGGAATTCACGTATCTGGACACGGAAGTAAGGATGAACAAAAACTTATGTTAAATCTTATAAAGCCTAAATATTTTATGCCAGTACATGGAGAACATAAGATGTTGAGAGCACATCAGGATACAGCAATACTTACTGGAATTCCTAAAAACAATATAATTCTTGCTCAAAATGGAAGTAAGATTGAAGTTACTCAATCTGGAGTAAAATTAAAAGGTAAGGTAAATGCAGGATCTACTCTTGTAGACGGTTTAGGAGTAGGAGATATAGGTCATATTGTTTTAAAAGACAGACAGCAGTTATCTCAGGATGGAGTAGTTGTAATTGTATTTACTTTAGATAAGAACAGTGGAAAACTTATAGCTGGACCAGATATTGTAACAAGAGGATTTGTGTACTCAAAAGAATCTGAAGATATAATAAAAGAGGCTATTGATACAATTAATGAAAAAGTTGGAAGAACAGAAGATTATTATTCAAAAGATTGGGGTATGTTAAAGAATACCACAAGAGATGTAGCAGCAAAATATTTTTATAATAAAACAAAAAGAAATCCTATGATATTACCAATAGTGATGGAAGTTTAA
- a CDS encoding divergent PAP2 family protein, with protein MSTGIIFGNRVLDVVFVAWFIAQFYKVVSSIVVNKKIDITRLWDTGGMPSSHSSTVSCLATCMAVKYGIRSDMFALAVIFAGVVMYDAAGIRRAAGKQAGVLNDYVEKIPLIIGEKRYKKYFGEDKKEKLKELLGHTPVEVFIGSILGILVGIGFTKYLQG; from the coding sequence ATGAGTACTGGAATAATTTTTGGAAATAGAGTACTGGATGTTGTATTCGTAGCATGGTTTATAGCCCAGTTTTATAAGGTTGTTTCTTCAATAGTAGTAAACAAAAAGATAGATATAACAAGACTGTGGGATACAGGTGGAATGCCTAGCTCCCACAGTTCAACTGTCTCATGTTTAGCAACATGTATGGCGGTAAAATATGGAATAAGAAGTGATATGTTTGCTCTAGCTGTTATATTTGCTGGAGTTGTAATGTATGATGCAGCAGGTATAAGAAGAGCAGCTGGAAAACAGGCAGGGGTATTGAATGATTATGTTGAGAAGATACCTTTAATAATAGGAGAAAAAAGATACAAAAAGTATTTTGGTGAAGATAAAAAAGAGAAACTGAAGGAACTTCTAGGTCATACTCCAGTAGAGGTATTTATAGGAAGTATACTAGGTATTTTAGTCGGAATTGGTTTCACAAAATATTTACAGGGGTAG
- a CDS encoding HD domain-containing protein: MQGKNKKALEFIETLLNIEMVQDLENYDDQGVKVSTHTYDVLKISIDELRRDYRTFNEAKQKVDFFALTIGIIIHDLSKGSIRKKEEKLSHSQMMLKKPEYITKEAEKVLDEIEEKVGVQIKEDIKKNIIHIVLSHHGKWGKIQPNSKEAHIVYRADMYSAKYHRINPIGADKILKLMVNGVQLDEVGKELDCTQGVIKDRLKRAKQELKVKTTKQLLNYYKKNKKIPIGDNFFVQRVRETEKLKRLVDKRGFKNIMLQSPLINYMVDSEIFSEKTE; encoded by the coding sequence ATGCAGGGAAAAAATAAAAAAGCACTTGAATTTATTGAAACACTTCTTAATATTGAGATGGTTCAGGATCTTGAAAACTATGATGACCAGGGAGTTAAAGTATCTACTCATACATATGATGTACTTAAAATCTCTATTGATGAACTTAGAAGAGATTATAGAACTTTTAACGAAGCAAAGCAGAAAGTTGATTTTTTTGCTTTGACGATAGGAATCATAATACATGATTTGAGCAAGGGAAGTATAAGGAAAAAAGAGGAAAAACTCTCTCACTCTCAAATGATGCTAAAGAAGCCTGAATATATTACTAAAGAGGCTGAAAAAGTATTAGATGAAATAGAGGAGAAAGTTGGAGTACAGATAAAAGAAGATATTAAGAAAAATATAATTCATATAGTACTATCTCACCATGGAAAATGGGGAAAAATTCAGCCTAATAGTAAAGAGGCTCACATAGTGTATAGAGCGGATATGTATTCAGCTAAATACCATAGAATTAACCCTATTGGAGCTGACAAGATATTAAAACTTATGGTAAATGGAGTTCAGCTTGATGAGGTAGGAAAAGAGCTTGATTGCACTCAAGGTGTTATAAAAGATAGATTAAAAAGAGCTAAACAGGAATTAAAAGTTAAAACAACAAAACAACTTTTAAATTATTATAAAAAGAATAAAAAAATCCCAATTGGAGACAACTTTTTTGTTCAGAGAGTAAGAGAAACAGAAAAACTGAAGAGACTTGTTGATAAGAGAGGATTTAAGAATATCATGTTACAGAGTCCTTTGATTAACTATATGGTTGACAGTGAGATTTTTAGTGAAAAGACAGAATAA
- the yhbY gene encoding ribosome assembly RNA-binding protein YhbY — protein sequence MELTSKRRAYLRKKAHDLDPLVRIGKDGITDNLIQSILDAIDSRELIKVKILQNCEEEKQKIMDELSQRREFQVVGMIGKTIILFKENKEKPVVSLELKEI from the coding sequence ATGGAATTAACAAGTAAAAGAAGAGCTTACTTAAGAAAAAAAGCTCATGATTTAGATCCTTTAGTAAGAATTGGAAAAGATGGAATAACTGACAATCTTATTCAAAGTATCTTAGATGCAATTGACTCAAGAGAGTTAATAAAGGTAAAAATCTTACAAAATTGCGAAGAAGAAAAACAAAAAATAATGGATGAGTTATCACAACGTAGAGAGTTCCAAGTAGTTGGAATGATTGGAAAGACAATAATACTTTTCAAAGAAAACAAAGAAAAACCTGTGGTATCTTTAGAATTAAAAGAGATATAA
- the dxs gene encoding 1-deoxy-D-xylulose-5-phosphate synthase, with protein sequence MEGNKEKVLKELEKRAKEIREELIDTVSKNGGHLSSNLGIVELTLCLHKSFDFSKDRLLFDVGHQGYVHKILTGREKEFSTLRKRGGIGPFMDPHESSYDPFISGHAGTALSAGAGIAMGAPDKKVVIVVGDASISNGHSLEALNNIGGNKLKNVIVILNDNDMSIGKNVGSLSRFFGRFLVSEKYMNLRDDIKGIIKKIKIADKLTNTLERMEVSVKNFFLPLSILESLGFTFLGVLDGHNCEELLDTFETVKNIEGPVFIHVKTQKGKGYKFAEEDKEKFHGISPFDRETGSTASKPLTYSNIFGQEIVKLAEEDKNIFGICCGMVKGTGLKEFFEKYPERALDTGIAEGFAVTFAGGLTLSGKKPYVAIYSTFLQRGFSQLIHDISLQNLPVRFIVDRAGIVGEDGKTHNGLYDIAMFLTVPNYTVIAPTTSKELVEALEISKDFNSGPMMIRIPREVGYDIEGDKPLELGKWKEIKEGKQNLFIATGSMLKEILDIDKELAEKGIDGTIVSAGCIKPLDESFLMEKALEYDNIFVLEEAFEKNSFGSSIREFYNDRGVSKIINKIAITTGTVPHGKRGELLEEFGLRGEKLIKRIEEKVNAGKK encoded by the coding sequence ATGGAAGGAAATAAGGAAAAAGTGCTAAAGGAGTTGGAGAAAAGGGCCAAAGAGATCCGTGAGGAACTTATTGACACTGTAAGTAAAAATGGTGGACATCTTTCTTCAAATCTTGGAATAGTAGAGCTGACACTATGCCTTCATAAGTCTTTTGACTTTTCAAAGGATAGATTACTGTTTGATGTTGGCCATCAGGGGTATGTGCATAAGATACTCACTGGAAGAGAAAAAGAGTTTTCTACTTTGAGAAAAAGAGGTGGGATAGGACCTTTTATGGATCCACATGAAAGCAGCTATGACCCATTTATATCTGGACATGCAGGAACTGCTCTTTCAGCAGGAGCTGGAATAGCTATGGGAGCACCGGATAAAAAGGTTGTAATAGTTGTTGGAGATGCGTCTATTTCCAATGGTCATTCACTTGAAGCACTTAATAATATAGGTGGAAATAAATTAAAAAATGTCATTGTCATTTTAAATGATAATGATATGTCAATAGGTAAGAATGTTGGATCTCTTTCAAGATTTTTCGGAAGATTTTTAGTAAGCGAAAAATATATGAATCTGAGAGATGACATAAAAGGAATCATAAAAAAGATAAAAATTGCAGATAAACTTACAAATACATTGGAAAGAATGGAAGTGTCAGTAAAGAACTTCTTTTTACCTTTAAGTATATTAGAAAGTCTAGGTTTTACTTTTTTAGGAGTATTAGATGGTCACAACTGTGAAGAACTTTTAGATACTTTTGAAACAGTAAAAAATATAGAGGGACCTGTATTTATACATGTTAAGACACAAAAAGGTAAAGGGTATAAGTTTGCTGAAGAGGACAAGGAAAAATTTCATGGAATATCTCCATTTGATAGAGAAACAGGAAGCACAGCTTCTAAACCTCTTACATATTCAAATATTTTCGGACAGGAGATAGTAAAACTTGCAGAAGAGGACAAAAATATATTTGGAATCTGCTGTGGAATGGTAAAAGGAACAGGACTTAAAGAGTTTTTTGAGAAGTATCCAGAAAGAGCATTGGATACAGGTATTGCAGAGGGATTTGCAGTAACTTTTGCAGGTGGACTTACACTTTCAGGTAAGAAACCATATGTAGCAATCTATTCTACATTTCTTCAAAGAGGATTTAGCCAGTTGATACATGATATTTCACTTCAAAATCTACCAGTGAGATTTATAGTGGATAGAGCTGGAATTGTAGGAGAAGACGGAAAGACACACAATGGATTATATGATATAGCAATGTTTTTAACAGTGCCAAACTACACAGTTATAGCTCCAACTACATCTAAAGAGCTTGTTGAGGCATTGGAAATATCAAAAGACTTCAATTCAGGACCTATGATGATCAGAATACCAAGAGAGGTAGGGTATGATATTGAAGGAGATAAACCTTTAGAGTTAGGTAAATGGAAAGAAATAAAAGAGGGAAAACAAAATCTTTTTATAGCAACAGGAAGCATGCTTAAAGAGATATTAGATATAGATAAAGAATTGGCAGAAAAAGGTATTGATGGTACAATAGTTAGTGCTGGATGTATAAAACCATTAGATGAGAGTTTCTTAATGGAGAAAGCACTTGAGTATGACAATATATTTGTTTTAGAGGAGGCTTTTGAGAAGAATTCTTTCGGAAGCAGTATAAGAGAGTTCTACAATGATAGAGGAGTATCAAAGATAATAAATAAAATAGCAATAACTACAGGAACAGTTCCTCACGGAAAAAGAGGAGAGCTTTTGGAGGAGTTTGGATTAAGAGGAGAAAAATTGATAAAAAGAATTGAGGAAAAAGTAAATGCAGGGAAAAAATAA
- a CDS encoding S41 family peptidase, producing the protein MKNLLRKKWIVTLLTVVLFTNGYCAQSVKKADGDKDKAVKVEKTGFLSNIRQLKELSDIMDIINQNYVGEKAVDKKILMQGALKGMIEALEDPHSNYFTSEELKDFQDDIKGKYVGVGMVVQKRPNEALTVVSPIEDSPAYKAGMKPKDKIIAIDGDSTYKLTSEECVKKLKGKENTTVKVTVLREGVKETKEVEIKRAVVELKYVKSKMIDEKAKIGYLRLTQFGENVYPDVAKALEELQKQGMKALIFDVRSNPGGALDQAVKITSMFLKDGRVVSVKSKDGEEKVSNREGKYFGDFPLVVLINGGSASASEILAGAIKDDKRGILVGEKSFGKGSVQTLVGLPDGDGIKLTIAKYYTPSGVCIHGVGIEPDVKVEEKDGYMLFNSMVTNIDEKESKENKKELIKEIKGEKVAEEFEHHKDIQLDTAIGILKGILINKK; encoded by the coding sequence ATGAAAAATTTACTCAGAAAGAAATGGATAGTAACTTTATTAACAGTGGTATTATTTACAAATGGGTACTGTGCTCAAAGTGTTAAGAAAGCTGATGGAGATAAAGATAAGGCTGTAAAAGTTGAAAAAACTGGATTTTTATCAAATATCAGACAACTTAAAGAACTATCTGATATTATGGATATCATAAATCAGAACTATGTTGGAGAAAAAGCTGTTGATAAAAAGATTTTAATGCAAGGGGCATTAAAAGGGATGATTGAAGCATTGGAAGATCCACACTCTAATTACTTTACAAGTGAAGAACTTAAGGATTTTCAGGATGATATTAAAGGTAAATATGTAGGAGTAGGAATGGTTGTACAAAAAAGACCTAATGAAGCATTAACAGTTGTTTCACCTATTGAAGATAGCCCTGCATACAAAGCTGGAATGAAACCTAAGGATAAAATTATTGCAATAGATGGAGATTCAACATACAAACTTACAAGTGAAGAGTGTGTTAAGAAGCTTAAAGGAAAAGAGAATACAACAGTAAAAGTTACTGTTTTAAGAGAGGGAGTAAAAGAAACTAAAGAGGTTGAGATAAAAAGAGCAGTAGTAGAGCTTAAGTATGTAAAGAGTAAGATGATAGATGAAAAAGCTAAAATTGGATACTTAAGACTTACACAATTTGGAGAAAATGTATATCCAGATGTAGCCAAAGCTTTAGAAGAATTACAAAAACAAGGTATGAAAGCTTTGATATTTGACGTAAGAAGCAACCCAGGTGGAGCTTTAGATCAAGCTGTAAAAATTACTTCTATGTTCTTAAAAGATGGAAGAGTTGTAAGTGTAAAATCTAAAGATGGAGAGGAAAAAGTTTCAAATAGAGAGGGAAAATATTTTGGAGATTTCCCACTAGTTGTTCTTATAAATGGAGGAAGTGCCTCAGCATCAGAAATTCTTGCAGGAGCAATTAAAGATGATAAAAGAGGAATCCTTGTAGGAGAGAAATCATTTGGTAAGGGAAGTGTTCAGACACTTGTTGGACTTCCAGATGGAGATGGAATAAAACTTACAATAGCTAAGTACTATACTCCAAGTGGTGTATGTATCCATGGTGTTGGAATAGAACCAGATGTTAAAGTTGAAGAAAAAGATGGATATATGCTATTTAACAGTATGGTAACAAATATAGATGAAAAAGAGAGCAAAGAGAATAAAAAAGAGCTTATAAAAGAGATTAAAGGAGAAAAAGTAGCTGAAGAATTTGAACATCATAAAGATATTCAACTGGATACAGCTATTGGAATTCTTAAAGGAATTCTTATAAATAAGAAATAA
- a CDS encoding TlyA family RNA methyltransferase yields the protein MKERLDVLLVKRGFFPDKDKAKRAVMAGLVVVNDKRIDKSGTMIKTDEEPVIRIKGDNLKYVSRGGLKLEKAVEVFSLNFSGKKVLDVGASTGGFTDCALQNGAEFVYSVDVGTNQLDWKLRSNPQVKSIENRHINDLTSDEIDGSTIDYIVMDVSFISIKKVLPDLLSFFSPHTKLMALIKPQFEAKKEDIAKGGIVKDENVHLEIIEDIVGFAREHGLYLENLDFSPITGTKGNVEYISLFGVDSSKEKVINIKDIVSKGKNLGGTI from the coding sequence ATGAAAGAAAGACTGGATGTATTGCTTGTTAAAAGGGGCTTTTTTCCTGATAAGGATAAAGCTAAAAGAGCTGTAATGGCAGGTCTTGTAGTAGTAAATGACAAAAGAATAGATAAGAGCGGAACCATGATAAAAACAGATGAAGAACCTGTAATCAGGATTAAAGGTGATAACCTTAAATATGTAAGTCGTGGAGGTCTGAAACTGGAAAAAGCTGTTGAAGTTTTTTCACTTAATTTTTCTGGGAAAAAAGTCTTAGATGTTGGTGCTTCAACAGGAGGATTTACTGATTGTGCATTACAAAATGGGGCAGAGTTTGTGTATTCAGTTGACGTAGGAACTAATCAGCTTGATTGGAAGCTTCGTAGTAATCCTCAAGTTAAATCAATTGAAAATAGACACATTAATGATCTCACATCTGATGAGATAGATGGAAGTACAATAGACTATATTGTAATGGACGTTTCTTTTATTTCCATTAAGAAGGTTTTACCAGATTTATTAAGTTTTTTTAGTCCGCATACTAAACTTATGGCTCTTATTAAGCCACAGTTTGAAGCAAAAAAAGAGGATATAGCAAAGGGTGGAATTGTAAAGGATGAAAATGTTCATCTGGAAATTATTGAGGATATAGTAGGATTTGCAAGAGAGCATGGTCTTTATCTTGAAAATCTGGATTTTTCACCTATAACTGGAACTAAAGGAAATGTTGAATATATTTCTCTTTTTGGAGTAGATAGTTCAAAAGAAAAAGTTATTAATATAAAAGATATTGTAAGCAAGGGGAAAAATTTAGGAGGAACAATATGA
- the rsmI gene encoding 16S rRNA (cytidine(1402)-2'-O)-methyltransferase, whose amino-acid sequence MLYIVATPIGNLEDMTLRGLRILKEADYIFAEDTRVTKKLLNHFEIDATVYRYDEFSKMRQIPNIINILKEGKDIALVTDAGTPCISDPGYEVVDAAHKEGIKVVPIPGASALTAAASVAGISMRRFCFEGFLPKKKGRQTLLKQLAEEERTIMIYESPFRIEKTLRDIETFIGVREVVIIREITKIYEEILRGTTTELIERLSKNPIKGEIVLLIKGKED is encoded by the coding sequence ATGCTATATATAGTGGCAACACCTATAGGAAATCTTGAGGATATGACATTGAGGGGACTACGTATCTTAAAAGAGGCAGATTATATATTTGCTGAAGATACAAGAGTTACAAAAAAATTATTAAACCATTTTGAAATAGATGCAACAGTATACAGATATGATGAATTTTCAAAGATGCGTCAAATTCCTAATATTATAAATATACTGAAAGAGGGAAAAGATATAGCATTGGTTACAGATGCAGGAACACCTTGTATTTCAGACCCAGGTTATGAAGTGGTAGATGCAGCTCATAAAGAGGGAATTAAAGTTGTGCCTATTCCTGGTGCCAGTGCACTTACTGCTGCAGCTTCAGTAGCTGGTATAAGTATGAGGAGATTTTGTTTTGAAGGATTCCTACCTAAGAAAAAAGGTAGACAGACTCTTTTAAAACAACTTGCTGAAGAAGAAAGAACAATTATGATATATGAATCTCCTTTCAGAATAGAAAAAACTTTAAGAGATATTGAAACTTTTATAGGAGTGAGAGAGGTAGTAATTATAAGAGAGATTACTAAAATCTATGAAGAGATTCTAAGAGGAACTACTACTGAGCTAATAGAACGTTTAAGTAAAAATCCTATAAAGGGAGAGATTGTGCTTTTAATCAAAGGAAAAGAAGATTAG